A region of Desulfobacteraceae bacterium DNA encodes the following proteins:
- a CDS encoding molybdopterin-dependent oxidoreductase — protein MAEKIYSICGMCTSRCPIMAEVENGEIKFLQGNPHFPSMKGAICPRGAAGIALIQDRERPQRPMIRAGERGEGKWRPVEWDEALDYVAEKLKAAMDQYGPRTVCLTDRGGPFRDMHRAFLRGLGSPNYCNHDASCARNVQHAALSVMGSGRKSVSYDLKNSRHVVLQLRNIFESINVQEVNDLLDAMEKGCKLTVIDIRANVPATKANNFFMVRPRSDYAFNLAVIHELLASKRYNAEFARMHIQDLDALAAFVEPYSPEWAETETGVPAESLRRFVGELAEASPAVLWHPGWMTARYRSSFYVCRSIYIINALLGSIGAKGGLPQVSTPGDVGRKGLKKMMDLYPKPEEKRADGVGWRYSHFDGGPGLTHLLYKAIETADPYPVKAYLCFRHDPLMAFPDPDHLRRVFAKLDLLVSITFTWSDTAWFADVVLPLSPYLERESILASKNGLKPFFFRRQRVVAPRFDTRAEWEIWSGLARRLGLDALAFDSIEDIWNFQLNGTGVTIADFDATGKVPLTDQPLYRDMAALKFKTSSGKIEIISKKLTAAGLPSLLPYEPCERPPEGSFRLTFGRCALHTQGHTVNNPMLFEQMQENVLWINRKEAEKLAITDGALVTVTRNGYSETIRAKVTDHIHPEAVFVVHGFGHKLPVESRAFNRGLADNKFMIGGLDIWDPAGGAVACQEHFVTVRAGV, from the coding sequence ATGGCCGAAAAAATTTACAGCATCTGTGGCATGTGCACGTCCCGCTGTCCCATCATGGCAGAGGTCGAAAACGGCGAGATCAAGTTTCTGCAGGGGAATCCGCATTTCCCGTCGATGAAAGGCGCCATCTGTCCCCGCGGGGCGGCCGGTATCGCCTTGATTCAGGACCGCGAACGTCCCCAGCGGCCCATGATCCGCGCCGGTGAGCGCGGGGAGGGCAAGTGGCGTCCGGTAGAATGGGATGAAGCCCTGGATTACGTGGCCGAAAAGCTCAAAGCCGCCATGGACCAATACGGGCCGCGCACCGTTTGCCTGACCGATCGCGGCGGGCCCTTTCGCGACATGCACCGCGCCTTTCTGCGCGGTCTGGGAAGCCCCAACTACTGCAACCACGACGCCTCCTGTGCCCGCAACGTCCAACACGCGGCCCTCTCCGTCATGGGTTCAGGCCGTAAGAGTGTTTCCTACGATCTGAAGAACAGCCGCCACGTGGTGTTGCAGCTGCGCAACATTTTCGAGTCGATCAACGTTCAGGAGGTCAACGATCTGCTGGATGCCATGGAAAAGGGCTGCAAGCTGACCGTAATCGACATTCGGGCCAACGTCCCGGCCACCAAAGCCAACAACTTCTTCATGGTGCGACCCCGCAGCGACTACGCCTTCAACCTGGCGGTGATCCACGAGCTGCTGGCCAGCAAGCGCTACAACGCCGAGTTTGCCCGGATGCACATCCAGGACCTGGATGCATTGGCGGCTTTCGTCGAACCATACAGCCCGGAGTGGGCGGAAACCGAGACCGGTGTGCCTGCCGAATCTCTCCGGCGCTTTGTGGGCGAATTGGCCGAGGCCAGCCCGGCCGTTCTCTGGCACCCGGGGTGGATGACGGCACGTTACCGCAGCTCCTTCTATGTGTGCCGCTCGATTTACATCATCAATGCCCTTCTGGGGTCCATCGGGGCCAAGGGGGGGCTGCCGCAGGTGAGCACGCCCGGCGACGTGGGCCGCAAAGGCCTCAAAAAAATGATGGACCTCTACCCCAAACCCGAGGAGAAGCGCGCCGACGGCGTCGGCTGGCGCTACTCCCATTTCGACGGCGGCCCCGGCCTGACCCACCTGCTTTACAAGGCCATCGAGACCGCCGATCCCTACCCGGTCAAGGCCTACCTCTGCTTCCGGCACGACCCCCTGATGGCCTTCCCGGACCCCGATCACCTGAGGCGGGTTTTCGCCAAGCTGGACCTGCTGGTCTCGATCACCTTCACCTGGTCGGATACCGCCTGGTTTGCCGATGTCGTCCTGCCCCTTTCCCCCTACCTGGAGCGCGAGAGCATCCTGGCGAGTAAAAACGGTCTGAAACCGTTCTTTTTCAGACGTCAGCGGGTGGTGGCGCCCCGCTTTGACACCCGGGCGGAATGGGAGATCTGGTCGGGGTTGGCTCGCCGGCTGGGCCTGGACGCGTTGGCTTTCGACAGCATCGAGGATATCTGGAATTTTCAACTGAACGGCACCGGGGTGACCATCGCCGATTTTGACGCGACCGGCAAGGTCCCCCTGACCGATCAGCCCCTGTATCGGGACATGGCCGCACTGAAATTCAAGACCTCTTCGGGCAAAATCGAGATCATTTCCAAAAAATTGACCGCCGCCGGCCTGCCTTCGCTGCTGCCCTACGAACCCTGCGAGCGGCCGCCCGAGGGCAGCTTCCGTCTGACTTTCGGCCGCTGCGCGCTGCACACCCAGGGGCATACGGTCAACAATCCGATGCTCTTTGAGCAGATGCAGGAAAACGTGCTCTGGATCAACCGCAAGGAAGCCGAAAAACTCGCCATCACCGACGGCGCTCTGGTCACCGTCACCCGCAACGGCTACAGTGAGACCATTCGCGCCAAGGTCACGGACCATATCCACCCCGAGGCGGTTTTTGTCGTTCACGGTTTTGGCCACAAACTGCCGGTGGAAAGCCGGGCGTTCAACCGCGGCCTGGCCGACAACAAGTTCATGATCGGGGGTCTGGACATCTGGGACCCGGCCGGCGGCGCGGTGGCCTGCCAGGAGCACTTTGTGACGGTCCGGGCTGGGGTTTGA
- a CDS encoding methyl-accepting chemotaxis protein, protein MFQIKKMSLKAKLLGLGIVMTAVPLLAIYVVVHAQNTRMFAVAQQESRKLAYADLDHTAQGIYGMCLSQQELLEQKLQSDASVARAILSAHGAISFDDEQAEWVATNQYTKTATRLSLPQMLVGTHWLGQNAAPDRPSPIVDEVQGLVGGTATIFQRMNAAGDMLRVSTNVKTKDGKRAIGTYIPALNPDGQPNPVVSALLSGTPYTGRAYVVNGWYLTTYLPLRDAAQQVVGALYVGVPQESVKSLRQQIMATTVGTTGYVYVLDTQGHYVISKDGKRDGENIWEAKDADGRLFIQEIVNKAVRLQPGEIAEARYPWKNEGEKAARDKIARIMYFAPWNWVIGVGSYEEEFRQAEELISKVTERNRTVFLAITGASLLLAVILWMLIARNIAGSLNRIAANLTSGAEQTSAAAGEVSAASQSLAEGASQQAASLEEISSSVEEMASMTKQNADHANDAKVLAAAAQASADKGAEAMGRMNGAIQDIKSSSDKTGMIVKTIDEIAFQTNLLALNAAVEAARAGEAGKGFAVVAEEVRNLAQRSAQAAKETAKMIAESVHKAETGAAHSQEVASLLAEIAAGNRKVNTLVAEIAAASREQAQGLEQISTAVGQMDQVTQSTAANSEESASASEELAAQAHTLNDMVHDLLTVVGGRLASQSTGDGADARQGARRRSARSPRLEAAAPGWQSGAKPTPAPQHETKGRSASAAVEF, encoded by the coding sequence ATGTTTCAGATCAAAAAAATGTCTTTGAAAGCCAAATTACTGGGGCTGGGGATTGTGATGACAGCCGTGCCACTGCTGGCGATCTACGTCGTGGTGCACGCTCAGAACACCCGGATGTTCGCCGTGGCCCAGCAAGAAAGCCGCAAACTGGCCTATGCGGACCTGGACCACACCGCCCAGGGTATCTACGGCATGTGTCTGTCCCAGCAGGAGCTGTTGGAACAGAAGCTCCAGAGCGACGCCTCCGTCGCCCGGGCGATCCTATCGGCCCACGGGGCCATCAGCTTCGACGATGAGCAAGCCGAGTGGGTGGCGACCAACCAGTACACCAAAACCGCGACACGGCTATCCCTGCCCCAGATGTTGGTGGGAACCCACTGGCTGGGGCAGAATGCGGCCCCCGACCGCCCTTCGCCCATCGTCGATGAGGTGCAGGGGCTGGTGGGTGGTACAGCCACCATTTTTCAACGGATGAACGCCGCCGGCGACATGCTGCGGGTCTCCACCAACGTGAAGACCAAAGACGGCAAGCGCGCCATCGGGACCTACATCCCGGCGCTCAATCCCGACGGGCAGCCTAATCCGGTGGTCTCGGCGCTCCTGAGCGGCACGCCCTACACCGGCCGGGCCTACGTCGTGAACGGCTGGTATCTCACGACCTACCTCCCCCTGCGCGACGCAGCCCAGCAGGTTGTCGGCGCCCTGTATGTGGGCGTTCCCCAGGAGAGCGTCAAGAGCCTGCGCCAGCAGATCATGGCGACCACGGTCGGCACCACCGGCTACGTCTACGTGCTGGACACCCAGGGCCATTACGTGATTTCCAAGGACGGCAAACGCGACGGGGAAAACATCTGGGAGGCCAAGGACGCCGATGGCAGGCTCTTCATCCAGGAGATCGTCAACAAGGCCGTTCGCCTCCAGCCCGGGGAAATCGCCGAGGCCAGGTACCCCTGGAAAAATGAAGGCGAAAAGGCCGCCCGCGACAAGATCGCCCGGATCATGTATTTCGCGCCCTGGAACTGGGTGATCGGGGTCGGCTCCTACGAAGAGGAATTTCGTCAAGCCGAAGAGCTGATTTCAAAGGTGACGGAGCGCAACCGCACGGTGTTCCTGGCCATCACGGGGGCATCGCTGTTGTTGGCGGTGATTCTCTGGATGCTGATCGCCCGGAACATCGCCGGCTCGCTCAACCGCATCGCGGCGAATCTGACCAGCGGCGCCGAGCAGACCTCGGCTGCGGCGGGGGAGGTTTCGGCGGCCAGCCAGTCCCTGGCCGAAGGCGCCAGCCAGCAGGCCGCCAGCCTGGAGGAGATCTCATCGAGTGTCGAGGAGATGGCGTCGATGACCAAGCAAAACGCCGACCACGCGAACGATGCCAAGGTCCTTGCGGCCGCCGCCCAGGCCAGCGCCGACAAGGGCGCCGAGGCGATGGGCCGCATGAACGGCGCCATCCAGGACATCAAGAGTTCCTCGGACAAGACCGGCATGATCGTCAAAACCATCGACGAGATCGCGTTTCAAACCAACTTGCTGGCATTGAACGCAGCGGTGGAGGCTGCCCGCGCCGGGGAGGCCGGCAAGGGCTTCGCCGTGGTGGCGGAAGAGGTCCGCAATCTCGCCCAGCGCTCGGCCCAGGCGGCCAAGGAGACGGCCAAGATGATCGCCGAGTCGGTTCACAAGGCCGAAACCGGCGCCGCCCACAGCCAGGAGGTGGCCTCCTTGCTGGCGGAAATAGCCGCCGGCAATCGCAAGGTCAACACCCTGGTGGCCGAGATCGCGGCGGCCAGCCGCGAGCAGGCCCAAGGCCTGGAGCAGATTTCGACTGCGGTCGGCCAAATGGACCAGGTGACCCAGTCCACCGCCGCCAACTCCGAAGAGTCGGCCTCGGCCAGTGAGGAGCTGGCCGCCCAGGCGCATACCCTGAACGACATGGTCCACGATTTGCTGACGGTGGTGGGCGGAAGATTGGCCTCGCAATCCACGGGGGACGGGGCCGATGCGCGGCAAGGCGCCCGACGCCGGTCCGCCCGCAGCCCCCGGCTGGAAGCCGCGGCCCCCGGGTGGCAGTCGGGCGCCAAACCGACCCCGGCGCCGCAGCACGAGACAAAAGGGAGATCCGCCTCCGCGGCTGTGGAATTTTAA